The Papaver somniferum cultivar HN1 chromosome 6, ASM357369v1, whole genome shotgun sequence genome segment GTGGCCAACTAAACTTGTGCTTGAGAGAACgataagaataataaaataaggagggACAAGTCCCACTTTTCTGAAGGGTGGAAAAAAACTGGCCCTTGTTGATCATTTCTTTGACTTGAGCGTATAAATAATCCATAATGTTAACGATCACATGAATGCATCACACACATGAAAACCTTGTCATTGATATTCACAACAGAGACAACGTGGTTGAGAAATTAGCAACAGAAATCGGCCGTTGCGAAAATTTAGCAATAGATTTTTTGTATTGCTAATTAGCAACGACATTATCTCTGTTGCTAATTTGGGTTGCTAAAACCTGACTCTGGTATAGTGACTTATTTACCTAATTTTTTATACATGGGTTAATGACAAGCTATCTCAATTCACCTTTTTTTGACTATAACCAAAATCACTAACATTCACCTACCTCCAGACACACCACTAAACAAACTTTGTATAGCCCCGTACCAAACTAGGGTAACAATCCACCATATCTAGCGCAACCAAAATCTCAAACCACAACCCCTAAAACCTTATACCCCTTACCTGCTATCTACGAAGAACACTTTGCCCACCACCAAATACGGATTTTATCGTGAAAAATATTAGatgaaggattaccaaccttcaCCGCCTTTTATAGATTTCCTCTCACTAATACTAACATGTGTCCAAATTGTAAGTTGGCATCAAAAATTGATGAGTATCATCTCCTACAATGCCAGGTTTTCGTGGTGGCTTGGAACCGTTTTTTCGCGCACTTGTCATTCGCAGACCATATTTTATCAATCATATGCCTATATATATGTTTAAGAAACCAACTATAATTCTCTAACTTCTCAATACAAGATTGCCTACCTACATCACCACTGAATTTTGTTTCCTCTTCTGGTTACCCTGGTTGTATAGAAATGAACTCATATATTATTGAAAACCTCAACACCCGACATACTTTATACAATTAGCCCAATATTTTCAACCGGAATTCATATAGGTTAACATGGTGCCACCACCTCATTTAGCATACGTTCTACCAACTGCGAACCCGAACACTTCCGTTCGGACCACTACTGATACAAGACATATTTAGGCTAGGATTCCTAAAGATTTGGCTAAATATTGGAAATTtattaattttaatattttatttattaggaTAATTGGTTGCATTCTTTGATTTATCTTGTCATGAGAATAATATATTCTCTTAGGCTAGTTTAAGAATATTAGGGTTTCCTAGGTTTATCTTTGTAGTTTATAAATAGTCATTTCTATTGTCATTTCAATTCAACTTGGTTTAGCTCATCTTGATTAATGAAAAGTATGTTTGGTTTAACCATTTGATTTTTTGATTAACTCTTGGATTATAGTCGTTCTTGATTGTGTTACTCCTGGATTGGAGTGTTCTTTACTGTTTTGGAGTGGACTCTCCATGTTTCTATTTTGTGTTTCGATCGCTTCCGCTTGTGCCATATCaggtggtatcagagcaggttttCCCGCGTTGCTCGTCTGTTAGGCCGCCTAAAAGAATCATTCGAATATTTCTCTGATCTCTTGGTTtctatcaaaaagaaaagaaaaaaacatacaaaaaaaaatcgtttcATCATCAAGTTGCGTATTCCAGTTTGGGTATATTGCTTCGTCAAACACTTTTATCATCGGGATGGTAAATGTTTACTATTACTATATTGATGTTTCAGAAATACTCTCTTACTATTGGATTTGTGCATCGTTCCAATACCATAGTTTTCAATTTTTATTCTGAAAGAAAACTACAATTTTTGATTCGTGTTCCATAAGAGTTCGGTTATCTCGGACTCTCGAGTTCAAATCAAACTTGGACTGATATAAGCCCAACACattaatttataaaatctcttgaAACCCACCTACTCATTATAACGTGTGATCCAATTAAAGTTCCACTTAGATTTCAAACCTTCCCAAAACCAATCAGTACCTAGCCGAGAAACTTTGTTTATATGTATGAATAATGCAGGGACATAATCAGTTTTTCTCGAAGACGATACAAAGTGGAAAACACAATCGGTGACTTTATTATTGATGGTGGTTGTGAACAAAATCCGATTTCGATTAAAATGGTGAAAACACTGGGTTATGAGATGGACAGGTACCCTATACCAGACCAAATTAAATGGGTCAACAACAACAATGGGTTAATACTTGTATGGGTATTTATAAAATTCCAATATACAATGGGTTAATACTTGTATGGGTGTTTACAAAATTTCAATATCAATAGGTAATTGTTACTTCGACACAATCTTTTGTAAAGTAGTTGATATAGATGTTTGTGATGTTGTGTTAGGAATGCCTTGGTTGTTTAATGTTCACGACAACATTTATGAGTTCATGCGTGGAACAACCAAAGCCAAGCTAATGTCGGGTAAAACGACCATCAGGAGAATCAAAAGAAGTGGCTTTTGAAAGTACACTTCGTGCAGCGTGTTTGGATGAATTTGAAGACAACCATGGTGAAGTTGAATGAAATACAAGTGATGATGCTTTTACTAACCAAGTGACTGAAGACAGTCGGTTGCATAATATTAATTCTCCCAAATGGATACAGTGGTCGTTCCCAAAAGCTCATACGAAGATCCTTTTGCTAAGTCTTATACCTACTTCCCTCGAAGTCTATCAAGATTTTTCGTGTAAATATTATCAGAGTTTCTTTACGGTGACAGTAGCATGAAGCGAGACCGAATACCTAGTTAGTGCATATTTGTGCACAGAACTTTGAAACAAAAGTTATGTTATGCTTGGTTAGCAATTCCAATGCATAATTCAATATCAAGTTGTGCCGCTAGTGGTAGTGCCAAAATTCCTTCTTTAACTCGTCATTTTCAACGTAAACTCAaggcgagttttttttttttgatactaaagaaaATTTATTAATTAGAAGAAAACATTACAATTATCCTTCTCTACTGCCATAGCGATATCAGATGGTAGATTTCCTTCAAACCGGAAATTAGAGttttcatctctaatttttttAGCTAGTAAGTGAGCTACTTGATTACTTAGTCTGTGTACAAACTTACAAAACCATAACTGTTTAGTTTCAAATTTATTTCTAACTTGTAGAGAATCCCTTGATTGAACCAATGGACCTGCGACTCTTCTTAATTTATTGATCTAGACACATATTCACAACCAACTTCAAAGATTGCATAAATAATGTTGAGTTCCTCCATCCATTCCACTGTTTTTTCTAGAGCTTTACATTCAAAATACTCAGCTCCATACTCCTCTGCAACTTCCTCTCCCATTTGTATGCCTCTTGCACCTATACATTGACCAGCACAATTACGGATGATTAGTCTTaggctttttttttatttggaataTAAGATCCATCAATATTGATTTTAATATGATCCTTATCTGGAGACAACCATTCTTTCACCTGCAAACTATTAACATTCCTATTAAGATCTCTAGCTAAAGTTTTACTGCATTGTTGCAGAAGATGGTTAATTCTAGCAATAGTTCCTTGATGACGAGGTCTAGTGttctgaaaaataagagaatatcTATCTTTCCAGATATACCATAAAGTGCACATGAATCTGTGAAGATTTTTCTCATTCATCCATCATATAGAGAGGAGGGATGTTTTGATTTGCAGAAAAATACCAACTTATGATCCAGTTGATCAAACTTGGAAATTGTTCAGAGATGGCTGATATATTAATATTCATGCCCAACCAAATGTTTCTAGAATAGTTGCACTCAAAGAAAAGATGATTAAGAGTTTCAACATTGTTATTACAAAAAGCACAATGAGTATCAATATTATGATTATATCTAGAACGAAAATTCCTAACAGGAACAATGTTTTTAATGCACTTCCAGATAAATAGCTGAACCCTATGTGGAACTCTAGTTTTCCATAAATGTATCCATATCTCTGTGGGAACAAGGTCACAAGCAACCTGAGTATTAACATAATCACTGCATATTGTATTATAAGCATTCTTCACAGTAAATTTCCCATTCCTATCAAGTTTCCATATGAGGCAATCCTCACCACTATATGGTATATTCATGTTAAGTATCATAGCATCACAATCCTGGTTGAAGAGAATGTTGATAATATCATCATTCTAAATCCTAGTTCCAGGtaaaaataagtcacaaacaagATTATAAGTCTCATAGATAGATGCTCCAGTAACTGGAACAGGCGGGCTATCTAAACCAATAACCCAACAATCTATCCAAATCTTAATTTTTGTGCCATATCTAACAACCCAAACATAATATTTTTGAATCACTTCAAGACCAGTATAGAAACTTCTCCACAACCAAGAGCAGTCATCTTTTAGCTTATTAATATGCAGGAAGCTACCATTTTTAGCATACTTTGCTCTAAGAATTTGAACACAGAGAGAATCTTCACCACTACAAGCTTTCCAATCTTGTTTGGCAAGTAAAGCAATATTAAAGTTTTCAGGATTTCGGAATCCTAGACCTCCTAGAGCTTTAGGAATGCTAAATTTGTTCCATCTTATAGGATTATAGCCTCTATTGTTTTTATCTCCCCACCAAAAATGTCTTTGAATAGAGTATAGTTGAGATAAAGGATTGTTGGGAAGTTTGAAACTTCCCATATGGTGAGTAGGCAAAGCATTTAGAACATGTTTCACCATAGTAGATCTAGCAGACTGATTCATGGTTTTTCCTTTCCAGTTTTTTAATCTAGAACCAAAGGAATGTATAATGGGTTTAAAGCCTTTACTCTTATCTCTTCCTAATAACAAGGTAACACCAAGATAGATGTCAGAATCTTGCATTTCAGACATATTTAAAGCTCTAGAAAGAACTTTTTTAGTATTTGGACTTAAGTTTTTACTAAAATAAACACTAGATTTATTAAAGTTAAGCATTTTTCCTGAGTACTTACCAAAATCACTAATAACTTTCAAAATACCTGAGATATTATGCATGTCTGCCTTAGTAAATAAGAGAATGTCATCTGCAAATAATAAGTGAGTGATGGCAGAAGCATTTCTAGCAGCTTTCACACCTGAGTTAAGATGATTATTAGTAGCAACTAATAAAAGTCTGGAAAGATATTCCACAACTATAATGAACAGATAACGGGATagagggtctccttgtcttaTTCCTCTAGTAGGACTATACTCATGCATAGGAGTACCATTTAGAAGGATAGAGATTTTGGTAGTAGAAATACGCTGCTCAATATATCTGCAAAAATTTTCATTAAAACCTATTTGCTTAAGCATACCCAAAAGAAAAGGTCATTCAAGCCTGTCAAAGACTTTAGAAAGATCAGGTTTTAGAGCCATAGTACCGCTGTTTCCTTCTTTATATTTCATAGTGTGTATCATCTCATGAGCCATAACTATGTTATCATGAATAGCTCTACTTGGCACAAAATCATATTGAAAATGTGAGACAATATGCTTTAAGAAAGGCTTCATTCTATTAGCTAAGATATTAGAGTTGATCTTATAAATAGTATTACAAAGGCCTATAGGTCTAAAATCAACATGATTTTTAGCAACCTCAGTTTTGGGTATTAAGGATAAGTAGGTTTTGTTAAATTCTCTAGACATGAAACCAGTTTCAAAATTTTTTTTGCACAACACAAACCACATAATTACCTACAATATCCCAATTAGCTTGGTAAAAACCAGCTTGAAAGCCATCAGGCCCTGGAGAGCTTTGAGATGCCATATCCTTAACTGTTTTATGAATTTCCTCAGCTGAAGGAATATCTGTCAACCTGTTATTATCCTCATCATTTAAAACAATAGGTATAATGTTAAAAATATCCTCAGATAAGACAATATTAGAAGTGTACTGACAACATTGAGATGATTAACAAGCAAATCAGCAATATCCTCTCTTTTTTTATCAAACCAAACACCATCATTATTATACAAACTGTCTATATTTTTCCTAAATATCCTTCTATTGGCAAGAGTGTGAAAATACTTAGTGTTATTGTCCATCTCAGTAATAAACTTGTCTCCAGATTTTTGCTTAT includes the following:
- the LOC113290854 gene encoding uncharacterized protein LOC113290854, producing MDSDNSDVPILEEPINDYQEGPSQVYTKSNFAFYLISYLDNPFNYHLLLEFSLSYIDSELVMKILVWNVHGLAQKITKDQLCFLIKTQSPDFLFLSETKINSSRMLSLSRSPKYCNHICIDRVGLAGGLILMWKDGIACEVQEANNNIIHVVATLHPYKPDVLISFMYGSTYFDVKKEQCELMKRIGGNISQPWLVIGDLNVHLHDETNLFNVTMEDKYMQSQINTCGLMDLGLSGREYTWSSNNMGTGERKSRIDLALGNHDWNIHFPRAKLVHLVQYTSNIVLSEDIFNIIPIVLNDEDNNRLTDIPSAEEIHKTVKDMASQSSPGPDGFQAGFYQANWDIVANRMKPFLKHIVSHFQYDFVPSRAIHDNIVMAHEMIHTMKYKEGNSGTMALKPDLSKVFDRYIEQRISTTKISILLNGTPMHEYSPTRGIRQGDPLSRYLFIIVVEYLSRLLLVATNNHLNSGVKAARNASAITHLLFADDILLFTKADMHNISGILKVISDFGKYSGKMLNFNKSSVYFSKNLSPNTKKVLSRALNMSEMQDSDIYLGVTLLLGRDKSKGFKPIIHSFGSRLKNWKGKTMNQSARSTMVKHVLNALPTHHMGSFKLPNNPLSQLYSIQRHFWWGDKNNRGYNPIRWNKFSIPKALGGLGFRNPENFNIALLAKQDWKACSGEDSLCVQILRAKYAKNGSFLHINKLKDDCSWLWRSFYTGLEVIQKYYVWVVRYGTKIKIWIDCWVIGLDSPPVPVTGASIYETYNLDCDAMILNMNIPYSGEDCLIWKLDRNGKFTVKNAYNTICSDYVNTQNTRPRHQGTIARINHLLQQCSKTLARDLNRNVNSLQVQEAYKWERKLQRSMELSILNVKL